A genomic segment from Chitinophagaceae bacterium encodes:
- a CDS encoding SNF2 helicase associated domain-containing protein, producing the protein MALPHLVKYIYNNGSDEVVRRGKKIHSLGYVEMIEHDELTGNIFFRIKDDNYSTFYKVNIQKFADPKHMNLRCSCPYNIGDICRHEAAALFRMQDMIDKNLLSSSAIQYNQQHSVAKMKFIDIKMLKMLSSTHIMQEAERMLRHGKANIVHAADERVEAEIQYHDSNFTVILQKNEEKNFDTSCNCAETDHPLCEHKVMLYLQLLNNDGPYYFDSIRNWDKEKNILLRSYGYSLQDDITGKFEFTYKEGKPFLKVIDPSIKRVNAAPASNLFSPKPRPVFQPVQTVITPEENPVQEIITEEKNLRLGIVFNFNEKAYPFFSVDAIMGETDETGGNKKFIDKIERLDLGKFINSEPLIEDDRNALQQIRKLQQTEINKYLNRNSPFSGIWENIIHNEGDKLPEETRSLIAEYLLPKLKKITSLPDPLIYFLPSGKAFKTANLIELEVSNQFLSPVFKVAVKNNDFEINCVVKPEGQVASLEENECTHPFLFLYNDVLYIWAKPEDLLHAEKFLEKGFTKIKKDNWTETLQKNILPLTKEYQVEFDKALIKEVKSGNPDVKLILQEKGDHLVFQPVFSYKGFDTRPTDKATIILPDNDKILVIKRNEEAEKEFVEKLQNLHSQFSYHEDTGGLVLKGADVLRNNWFFLFIDAMKEMKVPVFGFEALKNFRFNTARPNTHIHVSSGLDWFDAKVEIEFGEQKVGIADIKKALAGKQSFVQLDDGTLGILPDEWLKKYALLFKVGEGKNDKLRLSKYHLSVIDDLYERRDEEEISFTLDAKYERLREFKNIPETAPPQEVAGILRPYQVAGFQWLNYLNDVGWGGILADDMGLGKTVQALSMIDHFKKTTGGLQSLVICPTTLIYNWQKEVLKFTPSLSCQIHHGNLRTRKHEELMQQNIIVTTYGTLRSDIQMLMKIPFDYIILDESQAIKNPSSKVTKAASLLNAKNRLCMSGTPLQNNTFDIFAQMNFLNPGLLGSMEFFRNEFATPIDKFSDLIQKDHLRKLLYPFILRRTKEQVAKDLPEKTETILFCEMEKEQRQIYDAYRNSYRDKILGSINDVGIDKSQLTILQGLMKLRQICDSPAILNEEDKYPNHSIKLDELTREITENIGEHKALIFSQFLGMLALIKEKLKEQNIKFEYFDGSTTPPERERAIENFQNSEECRVFLISLKAGGVGLNLTAADYVYIVDPWWNPAVEQQAIDRTHRIGQTKNIFAYRMICIDTIEDKILQLQERKRTLAKELIADDSTFVKSLTKADVEYLFS; encoded by the coding sequence TTGGCATTACCACACCTCGTAAAATATATTTACAACAACGGTTCAGATGAAGTGGTCAGGAGAGGAAAAAAAATCCATTCTCTCGGCTATGTTGAAATGATAGAGCATGATGAACTTACCGGGAATATTTTTTTTAGGATAAAGGACGACAATTACAGCACGTTTTACAAAGTAAATATTCAAAAATTTGCCGACCCCAAACACATGAACCTGCGTTGCTCCTGCCCGTACAATATTGGGGATATTTGCCGGCACGAAGCGGCTGCATTGTTTCGTATGCAGGATATGATTGACAAAAACCTGCTAAGCAGCAGCGCTATCCAATACAACCAGCAACACTCAGTTGCAAAAATGAAATTTATTGACATTAAAATGCTGAAGATGCTTTCCTCCACCCATATAATGCAGGAAGCAGAAAGGATGCTGAGGCATGGCAAAGCCAATATTGTACATGCCGCTGATGAAAGGGTAGAAGCCGAAATACAATATCATGACAGCAATTTTACCGTTATACTCCAAAAAAATGAAGAAAAAAATTTTGACACCTCCTGCAACTGTGCAGAAACAGACCATCCACTTTGCGAACACAAAGTGATGCTGTACTTGCAATTGCTCAATAATGACGGGCCATATTATTTTGACAGCATCCGCAACTGGGATAAAGAAAAAAACATTTTGCTTCGCTCTTACGGTTACAGTTTACAAGACGATATCACCGGAAAATTTGAATTTACCTATAAAGAAGGAAAGCCATTTTTAAAAGTAATTGACCCTTCAATTAAACGGGTAAATGCAGCGCCAGCCTCAAACTTATTTTCGCCAAAACCCAGGCCCGTATTTCAGCCTGTGCAAACGGTTATTACCCCTGAAGAAAACCCCGTGCAGGAAATAATTACTGAAGAGAAAAACTTAAGGCTGGGCATTGTTTTTAATTTTAATGAAAAAGCTTACCCGTTTTTTTCTGTAGATGCCATCATGGGCGAAACCGATGAAACCGGAGGCAATAAAAAATTTATTGATAAAATTGAAAGGCTCGACTTAGGAAAATTTATCAATAGCGAGCCTTTAATTGAGGACGACAGGAATGCGTTGCAGCAAATCCGCAAATTGCAACAAACAGAAATCAATAAATACCTCAACAGGAACTCCCCATTTAGCGGTATATGGGAAAATATCATCCACAATGAAGGAGATAAACTCCCAGAAGAAACAAGGTCATTAATTGCTGAATACCTTTTACCCAAACTAAAAAAAATTACTAGCCTTCCCGATCCGCTTATTTACTTTTTACCCAGTGGAAAGGCCTTTAAAACGGCAAACCTTATAGAGCTGGAAGTAAGCAACCAATTTTTAAGCCCGGTTTTTAAAGTAGCTGTAAAAAATAACGATTTTGAAATTAACTGCGTAGTAAAACCCGAAGGACAGGTTGCATCACTTGAAGAAAATGAATGTACCCACCCGTTTTTATTTTTATACAACGATGTTTTATATATTTGGGCAAAGCCCGAAGACCTTTTACATGCCGAAAAATTTTTGGAGAAGGGTTTTACCAAAATAAAAAAAGACAACTGGACAGAAACATTACAAAAAAATATTTTACCGCTCACCAAAGAATACCAGGTAGAATTTGACAAGGCCCTCATAAAAGAAGTAAAAAGCGGCAACCCCGATGTAAAATTAATTTTACAGGAAAAAGGCGACCATCTTGTATTTCAACCCGTGTTCAGCTACAAAGGGTTTGATACAAGGCCAACAGATAAAGCTACAATAATACTGCCTGACAACGACAAAATACTGGTTATAAAAAGAAACGAAGAAGCCGAAAAAGAATTTGTAGAAAAACTGCAAAACCTGCATTCCCAATTTAGTTACCATGAGGATACAGGCGGCCTGGTTTTAAAGGGCGCCGATGTATTGCGCAACAACTGGTTTTTTCTTTTTATAGATGCCATGAAGGAAATGAAAGTACCGGTTTTTGGTTTTGAAGCGCTTAAAAATTTCCGTTTTAATACGGCAAGGCCCAATACCCATATCCATGTAAGCAGCGGATTGGACTGGTTTGATGCAAAAGTAGAAATAGAATTTGGCGAACAAAAAGTAGGCATTGCTGATATTAAAAAAGCCTTAGCCGGCAAGCAATCCTTTGTACAGCTGGATGATGGTACTTTAGGTATTTTGCCCGATGAGTGGTTGAAAAAATATGCCTTATTGTTTAAAGTGGGTGAAGGCAAAAACGATAAACTGCGCTTATCTAAATACCATCTCAGCGTAATTGATGACCTTTATGAGCGCAGGGATGAAGAAGAAATAAGCTTTACGCTTGATGCAAAATATGAACGCCTTAGAGAATTTAAAAACATACCTGAAACAGCGCCACCACAAGAAGTAGCCGGCATTTTAAGGCCTTACCAGGTCGCTGGTTTTCAGTGGCTGAATTATTTAAACGATGTAGGCTGGGGTGGTATATTGGCCGATGATATGGGCTTGGGCAAAACCGTTCAGGCGCTAAGTATGATTGACCATTTTAAAAAAACAACCGGTGGTTTGCAATCTCTGGTTATTTGCCCCACAACATTAATTTACAACTGGCAAAAAGAAGTTTTAAAATTTACACCATCCCTTTCCTGCCAAATTCACCATGGCAACCTGCGCACCAGAAAGCATGAAGAACTGATGCAGCAAAATATTATCGTTACTACTTACGGCACCTTACGAAGCGATATCCAAATGCTCATGAAAATACCTTTTGATTATATTATTCTGGATGAAAGCCAGGCCATTAAAAACCCTTCTTCAAAAGTTACCAAAGCAGCCTCATTACTTAATGCCAAAAACAGGCTTTGCATGAGCGGTACGCCTTTACAAAATAACACCTTCGACATATTTGCCCAAATGAATTTTCTTAACCCAGGTTTACTGGGCAGTATGGAGTTTTTCCGCAATGAATTTGCTACGCCTATTGATAAGTTTAGCGACCTTATTCAAAAAGATCACCTGCGTAAATTACTTTATCCTTTTATATTGCGTCGTACCAAAGAACAGGTGGCCAAAGACCTTCCTGAAAAAACGGAAACCATCTTGTTTTGCGAAATGGAAAAAGAGCAACGACAAATTTATGATGCCTACCGCAATAGTTACCGGGATAAAATCTTAGGCTCTATCAACGATGTTGGCATTGACAAATCTCAATTAACCATTTTACAGGGCCTTATGAAACTGAGACAAATATGCGATAGCCCGGCCATTTTAAACGAAGAAGACAAATACCCCAACCACTCCATAAAACTGGATGAATTAACCAGGGAAATTACCGAAAATATTGGCGAACATAAAGCACTTATTTTTTCTCAATTCCTGGGAATGCTTGCCTTAATTAAAGAAAAACTAAAAGAACAAAATATTAAGTTTGAATATTTTGACGGAAGTACAACCCCGCCTGAAAGGGAGAGAGCCATAGAAAATTTTCAAAATAGTGAAGAGTGTAGGGTGTTTTTAATTTCTTTAAAAGCAGGTGGTGTCGGTTTAAACCTTACGGCGGCAGATTACGTTTATATTGTGGACCCTTGGTGGAACCCTGCCGTGGAACAACAGGCCATTGACAGGACACACCGCATTGGCCAAACCAAAAATATTTTTGCTTACCGCATGATTTGTATAGATACCATTGAAGATAAAATACTGCAATTACAGGAGCGAAAAAGGACACTGGCAAAAGAGCTTATTGCCGATGATTCTACTTTTGTAAAATCACTCACCAAGGCAGATGTGGAATACCTGTTCAGTTAA
- a CDS encoding CofH family radical SAM protein — translation MKLNELYRKALGFEWLTIEEGVFLFKNAALAELMYVADELRKIQVPHGKVTWQIDRNVNTTNVCIANCKFCNFYRIPGHSEAYITDIDTYKRKIEETIKFGGDQLLLQGGHHPGLGLSFYVNLFKELKKNYPAIKLHALGPPEVAHITKLEKNQPGENSVTHKEILTALKNAGLDSLPGAGAEILTDRVRRLISKGKCGAQEWLDIMHQAHLLNITTSATMMFGHVETIEERFEHLAKIREVQSRKPEDAKGFLAFIPWTFQDVDTLLAKIRGVHNLTTTEEYIRMLALCRMMLPNIKNIQASWLTVGKQVAQMCLNAGANDFGSIMIEENVVSAAGAPHRFTSTTIQEAIKQAGFEPQLRNQQYEWREMPIMEDQVIDY, via the coding sequence ATGAAATTAAATGAACTCTATAGGAAAGCCCTGGGATTTGAATGGCTGACTATTGAAGAAGGTGTTTTTTTATTTAAAAACGCTGCATTGGCCGAGTTGATGTATGTAGCCGATGAACTGCGTAAAATACAAGTACCCCATGGTAAAGTAACCTGGCAGATAGACCGCAATGTAAATACCACCAATGTATGTATAGCCAACTGTAAATTTTGTAATTTTTACAGGATACCCGGGCATAGCGAAGCTTATATAACCGACATTGATACTTATAAAAGAAAAATTGAAGAAACGATAAAATTTGGGGGCGACCAATTATTGTTGCAGGGCGGCCACCACCCAGGGCTTGGCCTATCATTTTATGTAAATCTCTTTAAAGAGCTAAAGAAAAATTATCCCGCCATAAAATTGCATGCATTAGGCCCGCCGGAAGTTGCCCACATTACCAAATTAGAAAAAAACCAGCCCGGCGAAAATTCAGTAACACATAAAGAAATTTTAACCGCATTAAAAAATGCAGGCCTGGACTCTTTGCCCGGCGCCGGTGCAGAAATTTTAACCGATCGTGTACGCAGGCTTATAAGCAAAGGAAAATGTGGTGCACAGGAATGGCTGGATATTATGCATCAGGCACACCTGTTAAACATTACTACATCAGCCACCATGATGTTTGGCCATGTAGAAACTATTGAAGAACGCTTTGAGCATTTAGCAAAAATAAGGGAAGTGCAAAGCCGAAAGCCCGAGGACGCAAAAGGTTTTCTTGCCTTTATTCCGTGGACGTTTCAGGATGTGGATACCTTGCTCGCAAAAATAAGGGGCGTTCATAATCTTACTACAACAGAAGAATACATCCGCATGTTGGCTTTATGCCGCATGATGCTGCCCAATATAAAAAACATACAGGCAAGCTGGTTAACGGTGGGTAAGCAGGTGGCACAAATGTGTTTAAATGCAGGGGCCAACGATTTTGGTAGTATTATGATAGAAGAAAATGTAGTAAGCGCTGCCGGTGCGCCACACCGTTTTACAAGCACAACTATACAGGAAGCTATAAAGCAAGCCGGCTTTGAGCCACAGCTTAGGAACCAGCAATATGAATGGCGGGAAATGCCTATTATGGAAGATCAGGTTATAGATTATTGA
- a CDS encoding aspartyl protease family protein, protein MKLIIHLLLIILPAVLFGQEIVSVPDAKYITKFPFRLYTGGVIVVKAHFPLAADSLNFIVDTGGGGVSLDSSTCKEFGIATQQTDTVVTGIGGRKKVDYVFNQSLCFPGLKISNLNFHVVDYDILTSTYGEKIDGILGYSFFNRYLVKINFDSLHIEVFTPGKLDYPNGGTTLHPIITSLPIQRATVKDSRKLTHYFYLDTGAGLSFLMNEKFAKDSAILRTKRKPLIAQAEGIAGKLQMRLTVVREVKLGSYRFYRVPTYLYDDIYNVTQYPFCGGLIGNDLLRRFNLIFNYKQREVHLLPNSHFNDSFDYSYTGLSMYYIDGNIIVLDVIKGSPADKAGFKVDDIVIGVDTNLTGNLQAYKTAMQNVGAKIKVLIKRNDKLGELVLNPIRIY, encoded by the coding sequence ATGAAATTAATTATACATCTGTTATTGATTATTTTACCTGCCGTATTATTTGGCCAGGAAATAGTATCGGTTCCCGATGCAAAATATATTACTAAATTTCCTTTCAGGCTCTATACAGGAGGTGTAATAGTGGTAAAAGCACATTTTCCGCTTGCTGCAGACAGCCTGAACTTTATTGTAGATACAGGTGGCGGCGGCGTTTCTTTGGATTCATCTACCTGTAAAGAATTTGGTATTGCTACACAGCAAACCGATACTGTTGTAACCGGTATTGGCGGAAGAAAAAAGGTTGATTATGTTTTTAACCAAAGCCTTTGTTTTCCGGGTTTAAAAATCTCCAACCTTAATTTTCATGTAGTAGATTATGATATTTTAACCAGTACTTATGGTGAAAAAATTGACGGCATTTTGGGCTATAGTTTTTTTAACAGGTATTTGGTAAAAATTAATTTCGACAGCCTGCATATCGAAGTGTTTACCCCGGGAAAATTGGATTACCCCAATGGCGGCACTACCCTTCATCCTATCATCACTTCTTTGCCCATTCAAAGGGCCACGGTAAAGGATAGCCGGAAACTCACCCATTATTTTTACCTCGATACCGGCGCAGGCCTTAGCTTTTTAATGAATGAAAAATTTGCAAAAGACAGCGCCATACTTCGTACAAAAAGAAAACCTCTTATTGCGCAAGCCGAAGGCATTGCCGGGAAATTGCAAATGCGGCTTACAGTTGTGAGAGAAGTAAAACTGGGCTCTTACCGCTTTTACCGGGTGCCCACTTATCTCTACGATGATATTTACAATGTTACCCAATACCCATTTTGCGGTGGCTTAATTGGCAACGACCTGTTGCGAAGGTTTAACCTTATTTTTAATTATAAGCAAAGAGAAGTGCACTTATTGCCCAATAGTCATTTTAATGATTCTTTTGATTATTCCTACACCGGGCTTAGTATGTATTATATTGACGGCAACATAATAGTGCTGGATGTAATAAAAGGATCTCCGGCAGATAAAGCGGGTTTTAAAGTTGATGATATAGTGATAGGTGTTGATACAAACCTTACGGGTAATTTACAGGCTTATAAAACCGCCATGCAAAATGTAGGTGCAAAAATAAAAGTACTTATAAAAAGAAATGACAAACTTGGGGAATTGGTTTTAAACCCCATTCGCATTTATTAA
- a CDS encoding acyl-CoA dehydrogenase family protein has protein sequence MSIPTIATATLKGGEWLIKESKAAETFTPEDFNEEQLMVKDMCHQFLNNEVLPIVDRIDKMEEGLMPSLMVKAGEQGLLGASIPEDLGGLGKDFITSTLVNEGLGAGFSFSVAVAAHTGIGTLPILYFGTEEQKQKYIPKLATGEWKGAYGLTEPNSGSDALGAKTTATLSKDGKYYLLNGQKCWITNGGFADIYTVFAKVDANKFSCFIVERNFEGFTRGPEEHKMGIKGSSTVQLYFQDCKVPVENLLGEIGRGHIIAFNILNIGRLKLCSAALGGAKASLTTSVEYAITREQFKTAIANFGAIKHKLAQMAIRIWVSESALYRTSKWIDDKETELLESGKPFNQALLGAAEEYAIECAMLKVDGSEALDYVVDEGVQIHGGNGFSDEYLISRAYRDSRINRIYEGTNEINRLLTVDMMLKRAMKGQLDLMGPAMAVSKELMSIPDFGAAEEGLYAAEKKVIASMKKAILMTAGAAVQKLMMNLQNEQEILMNISDMAIQTFNAESALLRLLKMCSINETAVSSVYNDMVKCYINDAADNVNKFGKEAINAFADGDEQRMMLLGLKRFTKTAPFNSKDARRRIADKLIAEGKYAF, from the coding sequence ATGAGTATTCCAACCATTGCCACTGCAACTCTTAAAGGAGGTGAATGGCTGATTAAAGAAAGCAAAGCCGCTGAAACTTTTACGCCGGAAGATTTTAATGAAGAACAACTGATGGTAAAAGATATGTGCCATCAATTTTTAAACAACGAAGTGTTGCCAATAGTTGACCGTATAGATAAAATGGAAGAAGGCCTTATGCCCTCTTTAATGGTTAAAGCTGGCGAACAAGGTTTGCTGGGAGCCTCTATACCAGAAGACCTTGGCGGACTGGGAAAAGATTTTATTACTTCAACATTGGTAAACGAAGGCCTTGGCGCAGGTTTTTCTTTTAGCGTAGCTGTTGCAGCACATACGGGTATTGGTACACTGCCCATTTTATATTTTGGAACAGAAGAGCAAAAGCAAAAATATATTCCCAAGCTGGCTACCGGTGAATGGAAAGGTGCTTACGGATTAACCGAGCCCAACAGCGGCAGCGATGCACTCGGTGCAAAAACCACCGCAACCTTGAGCAAGGACGGGAAATATTATTTATTAAATGGGCAAAAATGCTGGATAACCAATGGTGGTTTTGCAGATATTTATACCGTTTTTGCAAAGGTGGATGCTAATAAATTTTCCTGTTTTATTGTAGAAAGAAATTTTGAAGGCTTTACCCGTGGGCCGGAAGAACATAAAATGGGCATCAAAGGATCTTCTACCGTTCAATTGTATTTTCAGGATTGTAAAGTGCCGGTTGAAAATCTTTTGGGCGAAATTGGCCGGGGCCATATCATTGCATTTAATATTTTAAATATTGGCAGGTTAAAATTATGCTCCGCGGCATTAGGTGGTGCAAAAGCTTCGCTTACCACTTCGGTGGAATACGCCATAACGAGGGAGCAGTTTAAAACAGCCATTGCCAATTTTGGCGCCATAAAGCACAAGCTGGCCCAAATGGCCATTCGCATTTGGGTGAGTGAAAGCGCCTTGTACCGCACAAGCAAATGGATTGATGATAAAGAAACCGAACTTTTGGAAAGCGGCAAACCTTTTAACCAGGCATTACTTGGCGCAGCAGAAGAATATGCTATTGAATGTGCCATGCTAAAAGTAGATGGAAGTGAAGCGCTGGATTATGTGGTAGATGAAGGCGTGCAAATACATGGTGGTAATGGTTTTAGTGATGAGTATTTAATTAGTCGTGCTTATCGAGACAGCCGTATTAACCGCATTTATGAGGGCACAAACGAAATTAACCGCTTGCTTACCGTAGATATGATGCTCAAAAGGGCCATGAAAGGCCAACTGGATTTAATGGGCCCTGCAATGGCAGTATCGAAAGAATTGATGAGCATTCCAGATTTTGGTGCAGCAGAAGAGGGCTTGTATGCTGCGGAGAAAAAAGTAATTGCCAGTATGAAAAAAGCAATATTAATGACTGCCGGTGCTGCCGTTCAAAAACTGATGATGAACCTCCAAAACGAGCAGGAAATTTTAATGAATATTTCCGATATGGCCATCCAGACTTTTAATGCAGAAAGCGCTTTGCTTCGATTGCTGAAAATGTGCAGCATAAATGAAACCGCCGTTTCTTCAGTATATAACGATATGGTGAAATGCTATATAAACGACGCTGCCGATAATGTAAATAAGTTTGGAAAAGAAGCCATAAATGCTTTTGCCGATGGCGATGAACAACGTATGATGTTGCTGGGTTTAAAGCGGTTTACCAAAACAGCGCCTTTTAACAGCAAAGATGCCAGGCGAAGAATTGCGGATAAATTAATTGCCGAAGGTAAATATGCGTTTTAG
- a CDS encoding winged helix-turn-helix transcriptional regulator, with translation MPNNQFKKGELYSFITGKASTAISRRLQKNFKQSGVEITIEQWSVLYHLWKADGMSQQQLCEATFKDKPSMTRLVDNLEKINLVKRVASKDDRRINLIFLTADAQTLQEKSMDIANQTLNEALKGVTNGQVEIAKEVLQMVYENLK, from the coding sequence ATGCCAAACAACCAATTTAAAAAAGGCGAGCTCTATAGTTTTATTACCGGTAAAGCCAGTACGGCAATTAGCAGGAGGCTGCAAAAAAATTTTAAGCAGTCTGGTGTTGAGATTACGATAGAGCAGTGGAGCGTGTTGTATCATTTATGGAAAGCAGATGGAATGAGCCAGCAGCAACTTTGTGAAGCTACTTTTAAAGATAAGCCAAGTATGACCAGGCTGGTGGATAACCTGGAAAAAATAAACCTGGTAAAAAGAGTAGCCAGCAAAGACGACAGGAGGATCAACCTTATTTTTCTTACTGCCGATGCCCAAACCCTGCAGGAAAAATCTATGGATATTGCCAACCAAACGCTAAACGAAGCTTTGAAAGGGGTAACCAATGGCCAGGTGGAAATTGCTAAAGAAGTATTGCAGATGGTTTATGAAAACCTGAAATAG
- a CDS encoding glycosyltransferase, giving the protein MLFYANVFKKTSCYKPVNSSIALSSFPKISIIIPARNEEKNIGPLLLSIQQQTIATEKFEVIIVDDFSTDRTAAIVQQFAFAKLIQLKNVVGTQHINSYKKKAIETGIAHCNGELIVTTDADCSVPEKWLETIAAFYLQHKPEFIVMPVAINHNNRFIEIFQALDFMGMQGITATMVHHMCNGANLAYTQKAFYAVNGFNGINAIASGDDMLLMHKIAKQFPGEIKYLKSKEVMVQTAPVKSLKEFFQQRIRWASKADQYNEKGIFLALLLVYLFNVLLLVYPIVTLLTGHAKYLTAWVFMIVTKTIAELIFLFPVALFFNKQKLLWLFPLLQPLHIIYIAIAGWLGKFGSYKWKGRMVK; this is encoded by the coding sequence ATGCTTTTTTATGCCAATGTTTTTAAAAAAACAAGCTGCTACAAACCAGTTAACAGCAGCATTGCACTATCAAGTTTCCCTAAAATTTCCATCATCATCCCCGCCCGAAACGAAGAAAAAAATATTGGGCCACTGTTACTTTCTATTCAGCAGCAAACAATCGCAACAGAAAAATTTGAAGTAATAATAGTGGACGATTTTTCAACTGACCGCACAGCAGCCATTGTACAGCAATTTGCTTTTGCAAAACTCATACAACTTAAAAATGTTGTAGGCACGCAACACATCAACTCCTATAAAAAGAAAGCTATTGAAACGGGTATTGCCCATTGCAACGGCGAACTTATTGTAACCACCGATGCCGATTGCAGCGTTCCAGAAAAATGGCTGGAGACCATTGCCGCATTTTACCTGCAGCACAAACCGGAGTTTATAGTAATGCCGGTAGCTATAAACCACAATAACAGGTTTATAGAAATTTTTCAGGCACTCGATTTTATGGGTATGCAGGGCATTACCGCTACTATGGTACACCATATGTGTAACGGCGCCAACCTGGCGTATACTCAAAAAGCCTTTTATGCAGTAAATGGTTTTAATGGCATAAATGCTATTGCCAGCGGCGATGATATGCTGCTGATGCATAAAATAGCCAAACAATTTCCTGGAGAAATTAAGTATTTAAAATCCAAAGAGGTGATGGTGCAAACAGCGCCGGTAAAAAGTTTAAAAGAATTTTTTCAGCAGCGCATCCGCTGGGCTAGCAAGGCAGATCAATACAACGAAAAAGGGATATTTTTGGCTTTGTTGCTGGTTTATTTGTTTAATGTGCTGCTATTGGTTTATCCAATTGTAACGCTACTCACTGGCCATGCAAAATATTTAACAGCATGGGTTTTTATGATCGTTACAAAAACAATTGCAGAACTTATTTTCCTTTTTCCCGTTGCCCTGTTTTTCAACAAGCAAAAATTACTATGGCTATTTCCCTTGCTGCAGCCCTTGCATATTATTTATATAGCAATTGCCGGCTGGCTTGGAAAATTTGGCAGCTATAAATGGAAGGGCAGAATGGTAAAGTAA
- a CDS encoding ABC transporter permease yields MLQKPGAYSGQIWQRFKKNKLALAALIVIAVATFCAIFAYWIVPDNSPNADFQTVEIQAKKPGYRQTFLQIPNGNSAVDNPFHILLFGKKQSYQLIPINSYQIAGDSLVVQKYVDEDTTIMQSYFIPSILKKNKNISSNIIAKKYRLGTDTYGRDILSRIILGTRVSLGVGFIAVIISLGIGILFGAVAGYFGGHTDKLLMWFLNVTWSIPTLLLVFAITIAMGKGFWQIFTAVGLTMWVNVARLVRGQVMVLKEMEYVQAAKVLGFSHARIIVKHILPNIMGPLMVMAAANFATAIIIEAGLSFLGLGIQPPHPSWGLMIKENYNFVITNNPMLALAPGIAIMLMVLAFNLLGNALSDAMDVKSL; encoded by the coding sequence ATGCTTCAAAAACCTGGCGCTTACAGCGGGCAAATATGGCAACGGTTCAAAAAAAACAAGCTGGCCCTTGCCGCTCTTATAGTAATTGCTGTTGCAACTTTTTGTGCCATTTTTGCTTACTGGATAGTACCCGATAATAGCCCCAATGCCGATTTTCAAACGGTTGAAATACAAGCAAAGAAACCAGGCTACCGGCAAACTTTTTTACAAATCCCCAATGGAAACAGCGCAGTTGACAACCCCTTTCATATATTGCTCTTTGGCAAAAAACAATCCTACCAGTTAATTCCTATAAATAGCTACCAAATTGCTGGCGATTCTTTAGTTGTTCAAAAATATGTAGATGAAGACACTACTATAATGCAATCATATTTTATACCATCTATTCTTAAAAAAAATAAAAATATCAGTAGCAATATTATTGCTAAAAAATACCGGCTGGGTACCGATACTTACGGCAGGGATATTTTGAGCAGGATAATTTTAGGAACAAGGGTAAGCCTTGGCGTGGGATTTATTGCGGTAATTATTTCATTGGGCATTGGTATTTTGTTTGGTGCTGTAGCAGGTTATTTTGGTGGGCATACTGATAAACTGCTGATGTGGTTTTTAAATGTAACCTGGAGCATTCCCACATTACTATTAGTGTTTGCCATTACCATTGCAATGGGAAAAGGTTTTTGGCAAATTTTTACCGCCGTGGGTTTAACCATGTGGGTAAATGTGGCCCGGCTGGTGCGTGGGCAAGTAATGGTGCTAAAAGAAATGGAGTATGTACAGGCCGCAAAAGTGCTGGGTTTTTCACATGCACGAATAATTGTAAAGCACATTTTGCCCAATATTATGGGCCCGCTAATGGTAATGGCTGCAGCCAATTTTGCAACAGCCATTATTATAGAAGCAGGCCTGAGTTTTTTAGGATTAGGCATTCAGCCACCGCACCCAAGCTGGGGATTAATGATAAAAGAAAATTACAATTTTGTAATTACCAATAACCCAATGCTTGCGCTGGCGCCAGGTATTGCCATAATGCTGATGGTACTGGCATTTAATCTTTTGGGAAATGCATTAAGTGATGCAATGGATGTAAAATCATTATAA